Genomic DNA from Haloplanus sp. HW8-1:
CACCCCGTCCATGTCGAACAGCACGGCGTCCATACCGAGCGACCGCGCGCCATCGGTGAAAGCCCTTCGTCCGAGGGTTTTCACCCGGTGCCGCGGCCACCGCCCCCGTGACCGACGCCATCCGCGCTTTCGCCGGCGACTGCACCGTCGAGACCGACGACCGAACCCACCGCGGTCGCGTCCTCGTCCTCGTCAAACCCGACCGCACCGTCCTCGTCCACGACGCCGACGGCTACCAGCCGGTGGCGTGGCTCACCCGTGCCGACGCGGTCACCGTCGAAACCGACGGGCCGGGGTTCGGCCTCACCGCCCGCCTCGACGACCGCACGTTGCGGGTGACCGCCGACCGGATCCGGAAGTCGGTCTACAAGGTCACCGAGGCGGGGGTACCGGTGGGCACCAGCCCCGACACCGGCGGCCCGCTGGTTCGGACGGGCGGGGCGGTCGTCGACGTGGCCGACGACGTCCGGTACCCGCTGGTCGCGGGCGCGACCGTCCTCGATGCCGCGTGTCCGGACTGTGGCCTGCCGCGCATGCGCGTCGAGCGGGGTGCCGCGGTCGAGGTGTGCATCGACCGCGACTGTGACCCCCTCGACGACGCCGTCCGCGACCGGTTCGACCGGGCCTGGACCTGCCCGGACTGCGGGTCGGATCTGCGGATCATCCGCCGCAACGGCCGTCTGCTCGCGGGCTGTGACGCCTACCCCGACTGCGAGACGGCCTTTACCGTCCCGTCCGGCGTCGTCGTCGAGGACTGCCCCTGTGGCCTGCCGGTCTTCGAGACGGCGACCGGGCGGCGGTGTCTGGACGGCACCTGCGACCGGTGGTCGGGGTGACGGCACCGCAGACCCTTTACCCGCGCCCCGCCCCCATCCGGGTATGCAGGGGACCTTCGAGGACGGCGTCGTCCGCGTCGGGGGCGACGCCAGACAGCGCTTCTACGACGCCCGCGGCTACGGGCGGCCGCTCTCCGGTAACCGGATCGAACTCGCCCCCGTCGAGGCCGCTCACCTCCTCTTTCGGGGCGACCTGGGCGCCGTCGTCGCCGGCGACGAGCGGCTCGATTTCCGATCCTTCCTCGTCGCGACCGACACCGCCCTCACCTTCGTCGTGTACAAGGACCTGCGCGACCGGGGATTCTATCTCTCACCCGCTCGCGGGGGATGGGTCGACGACCCCGGGGGCGCGGACTTCGTGGTCTACCCACGGGGGAGTGGCCCCGAGGACGACGCCGTCGCACACCGGCTTCGGGTCGCCGGCGAACGCGAGACCATCCCCGCGGCGACCCTCGGCGACGTCACTCTCGCCGTCGTCGACGAGGAGGGCGAACTCACGTATCTGGAGACGGGCCGTCCGGACGCGGCGGGCGGGGCGGACGGCTCGGGCGAGCGGTACGACCCGCCGGACGGCCTCGACGCCGCCCTCCTCGCCGACCGGGCGGTGGTGTGGGCGCCGCCGGACGCCCTCCACGACCGCGGCTTCTACGGCCAGCGCCTCCACGGGCGAAACGCCGAGACCGGCCCCCTCCAACTGTCGCTGGTCGAGGCGGCCTACCTCGCCCGACGCGGCGCCCTCGACCTCGCCGAACCCCGCGTCGTCGAACGGGGTCGGGCCGTCGAGGGCGAGCGGTTCGACCGCCGACTTCGCACCTACGCGGCGCTCCGGGCGGCCGGGAGCGTCCCCAAAAGCGGGTTCAAGTTCGGTGCCGACTTCCGTACCTACGACACCTTCACCACGGTCTCGGAGATGGACCACTCCGCGCGCCTGATCCGCGTCGTCGCGCCCGACCACACCTTCCTCCCCCGCGACCTCTCGCTCGACGTCCGCCTCGCCGGCGGGGTCCGGAAACGAATGGTTTTTGCGCTGACCGACGTGAACGAGGGGATAGACTGGCTCTCGGTCGCCCGACTCACGCCCTAACATGACACGAGACACTGCGGACGACGCCGACGGAGTCGACGGCGAGGACCGACGGTCCTCGGTCGAGACGACCCCCGCCACCGACGGGGGGAAGGACACCGCCAGCGGCGCGGACGACGTGGCGCTCGACCCCTGGGGCTCCTCGACCGTCTCCGACTACCGCAAACTGTTCGACGAGTTCGGTATCGAGGCCTTCGACGAGGTGCTAAGCGAGGTCCCCGAACCCCACTACCTGATGCGTCGGGGCGTCATCTTCGGGCACCGCGACTACCGTTCCGTCGCCCGCGCGCTCCGGGCGGGCGAGGACGCCGCCGTCCTCTCGGGCTTCATGCCCACGGGCGACCCCCACATCGGCCACAAACTCGTCTTCGACGAGATCATCTGGCACCAGGAGCGCGGCGCCGACGCCTACGGCCTGATCGCCGACCTCGAAGCCCACAGCGCCCGCGGCCTCTCGTGGGACGAGATCGACGACCACGCCCGCGACTACCTGCTCTCCCTGCTCGCCCTTGGCTTCGATCCCGAGGACGGCGAACTCTACCGGCAGTCCACGAATCGGGAGGTGCAGGATCTGGCCTTCGAACTCGGCTCGAACGCCCGCTTCGCCGAGTTCGAGGGGATCTACGGCTTCGACGGCGAAACCTCCGTCTCACACATGCAGTCGGTCGTCACCCAGATGGCCGACATCCTCTACCCCCAACTGGAGGAGCCGAAGCCGACGGTCATCCCCGTCGGCCCGGATCAGGATCCGCACATGCGCCTCGCGCGGGACGTGGCCGCCCGGATGCGCTACTTCAAGGTGACCGAGGCGTACGCCTCCTTCGAGGCCGAGGCCGCCGAGCGTGACCACCTCGCGGCCGCCTACGCCGCCCTCGAAGACGACCGGGAGGTCGTCCGCTGTGCGGACGCGGCCGACTGGCTGGACGCGGAGATGACGCCCGACGCCGTCCGCGACGCGGCGATCGAGAAGCTCCGGTCCGCGGGGAAGGAGCCGCTCCGCCCCCGCGTGCGCTTCCTCGACCGCAACGCCACCGACGAGGCCTTCGACGCCCTGATCGAGGCGGTGCCGGGCGAGAAGCGCCGCTACGACGAACACGTCGACGCCTTCGAGATGGACCGCGAGGCGGCCGAGGAACTCGCCCGCGAGGTGGAGGTCGACAACGGCGGCTACGGCTTCCGTCCCCCGTCGTCGATCTATCACCGGTTCATGACCGGGCTGACCGGCGGGAAGATGTCCTCCTCCGTCCCTGCCTCCCACATCTCCCTGCTCGACGACCCCGAGGACGGCTACGACAAGGTGAGGGCGGCGACGACGGGCGGCCGCGAGACGGCGGCGAAACAGCGCGAACTCGGCGGCGAGGCAGATGAGTGTCCCGTCTACGAGCTGTACGCCTACCTGCTGGCGGGCGACGACGACGAGTTCGCCACCGAAGTGTACGAGGAGTGTGTCGGCGGCGAACGCCTCTGTGGCGGCTGTAAGGAGCAGGCCGCCGAACTCATGCGGGAGTTCCTCGAAGACCACCAGGAGAAACGCGCGGAGATGGAGGCCGTCCTTGACGATCTGGACCTCGACCTCGACTCGGAGCGCCGGGGCGTCGCCGGCGACGAACACTGACGGCATTCGGCCGTCAGAACGCTTTTGCCTCGCGGCGCGTTTCGAACGGGTATGGCGACCGAACCCGCCCCGCCCGCCCCGCTCGTCCGCGAAGCGACCGCGCTCGGGTTCGGCTTCTTCTTCGAGGCCTGAAACCACGGTCGGTGGACTCCGCCCGCGGTGGACGGACGAAACCGGGCCGCTCGGTGGGCCACGCTTCGGAACCCCTAACTGACCGGCTCGGATGCACCTGAACAAGAACGACGCATGCAACTCCCGGAATCACAGGTCGCGGTGTTGGAAGCCGCGAGCGCGACGGAGCAACGGACGATCGAACAGGTGAGCGAGGAGACGGGGCTCGACCCGGCGACGGTGACGGGTGCGGCCTTCGACCTCGACGATGCGGGGCTGATCGCCGTCTCGACCGACGAGACGGTGTCGCACGCCGTCACCGAGGAGGGCGCGACCTACGCCGAGGCGGGGCTGCCAGAGGTGCGACTCTACCGCGCCGCCCTCGCGGCCGGCGCCGACGAGGAGCCCGTCTCGATGGGGACGGTCATCGGGATGGCCGACCTCGGCGACGCCATCGACATCGCGCTGGCGAACTACGCGCGCAAGGGCTACGGCGAGGTCGAGTCGGGAGAGATCACCGCCGATCCCGACCGGGACCCGGACGCCGATCCCGAGGCCGCTGCCCTGAACGTCCTCGCCGAGGGCGACGACGATCCGGAGACGCACGCAGATGCGGACGCCCTCGACCAACTCGTGCGTCGCGGCCTCGTCGAGCGAAGCGAGCGGACCGTCCGCTCGATCACGCTCACGGACGCGGGCGTCACCGCGCTGATGGAGGGCGTCGAGGTCGCGGAGACGGTCGACCGCCTCACCCCCGAGATGCTCGCCTCCGGCGAGTGGCGGGACGTGGCGTTTGCGGACTACAACGTCGAGGCCGACGCGCCCGAGACCCGCGGCGGCACGGTCCACATCCTGCGTCAGACCGCCGAGCGCGTGAAGGACACGCTCGTCGGCATGGGCTTTCGGGAGATGGACGGCCCCCACGCCGACGCGGAGTTCTGGATCAACGACTGCCTGTTCATGCCCCAGGACCACCCGGCCCGCACCCACTGGGACCAGTTCGCGCTGGACGTGCCGCCGATGGAAGAGATTCCCGAGGACCTCATCGAACGCGTCCGTTCGGCCCACCTGGAGGGCGTCGGCGAGGACGGGCAGGGCTACCACTCCCCGTGGACCGAGGCGGTCGCCCGCGAGGTCGACCTCCGGGGGCACACGACGTCGCTGTCGATGCGCTACCTGTCGGGTCACGAGATCGGCGACCTCGACCCGCCCGAACGCTTCTTCAGCGTCGAGAAGGTGTACCGCAACGACACGCTCGATCCGACGCACCTGCTGGAGTTCTTCCAGATCGAGGGCTGGGTGATGGCCGAGGATCTCTCGGTGCGTGACCTGATGGGCACCTTCGAGGAGTTCTACCGGCAGTTCGGCATCACCGACCTGCAGTTCAAGCCCCACTACAACCCCTACACCGAACCGAGCTTCGAACTGTTCGGCGAGCATCCCGAGACGGGCGAGTTGATCGAGATCGGCAACAGCGGGATGTTCCGCGAGGAGGTCCTCCGACCGCTCGGCGTCGACTGCGACGTGATGGCCTGGGGGCTCGCCCTGGAGCGACTGCTCATGCTCATGTACGGCTTCGACGACATCCGCGACGTCCACGGGACGCTCTGTGATCTGGACCTCCTGCGGAACACGGAGGTGCTGCACTGATGCCCGTCGTCGACGTCGACCCCGACGAACTCCGCCGGCTGACGGGCCACGAGGGGAAGGACGACGGCGAGTTGATCGACGACCTGTTCGCCCTCGGCTTGGAGTACGAGGGCGAGACCGAGGACGGCGAGTTGCAACTGGAGTTCGGCCCCGACCGCCTGGATCGCCTGTCCGTCGAGGGGATCGCCCGGTCGCTTCGCTACCAGTACGGCGACGACCGCGGCGTCTACGTGCCGAACACGAACGATCCGGACTGGACGATCGTCGTCGACGAGTCGGTGCCCGACGAGCGGCCGTACGTCACCGGCGCCGTCGTTCGGGGCGTCGACCTCGACGACGACGCCCTCGACTCACTGATCCAGTTACAGGAGAAACTCCACGCGACGATGGGGCGCAAACGCGCCAAGGGCGCCAT
This window encodes:
- a CDS encoding Sjogren's syndrome/scleroderma autoantigen 1 family protein; protein product: MTDAIRAFAGDCTVETDDRTHRGRVLVLVKPDRTVLVHDADGYQPVAWLTRADAVTVETDGPGFGLTARLDDRTLRVTADRIRKSVYKVTEAGVPVGTSPDTGGPLVRTGGAVVDVADDVRYPLVAGATVLDAACPDCGLPRMRVERGAAVEVCIDRDCDPLDDAVRDRFDRAWTCPDCGSDLRIIRRNGRLLAGCDAYPDCETAFTVPSGVVVEDCPCGLPVFETATGRRCLDGTCDRWSG
- the endA gene encoding tRNA-intron lyase; protein product: MQGTFEDGVVRVGGDARQRFYDARGYGRPLSGNRIELAPVEAAHLLFRGDLGAVVAGDERLDFRSFLVATDTALTFVVYKDLRDRGFYLSPARGGWVDDPGGADFVVYPRGSGPEDDAVAHRLRVAGERETIPAATLGDVTLAVVDEEGELTYLETGRPDAAGGADGSGERYDPPDGLDAALLADRAVVWAPPDALHDRGFYGQRLHGRNAETGPLQLSLVEAAYLARRGALDLAEPRVVERGRAVEGERFDRRLRTYAALRAAGSVPKSGFKFGADFRTYDTFTTVSEMDHSARLIRVVAPDHTFLPRDLSLDVRLAGGVRKRMVFALTDVNEGIDWLSVARLTP
- a CDS encoding tryptophan--tRNA ligase, coding for MTRDTADDADGVDGEDRRSSVETTPATDGGKDTASGADDVALDPWGSSTVSDYRKLFDEFGIEAFDEVLSEVPEPHYLMRRGVIFGHRDYRSVARALRAGEDAAVLSGFMPTGDPHIGHKLVFDEIIWHQERGADAYGLIADLEAHSARGLSWDEIDDHARDYLLSLLALGFDPEDGELYRQSTNREVQDLAFELGSNARFAEFEGIYGFDGETSVSHMQSVVTQMADILYPQLEEPKPTVIPVGPDQDPHMRLARDVAARMRYFKVTEAYASFEAEAAERDHLAAAYAALEDDREVVRCADAADWLDAEMTPDAVRDAAIEKLRSAGKEPLRPRVRFLDRNATDEAFDALIEAVPGEKRRYDEHVDAFEMDREAAEELAREVEVDNGGYGFRPPSSIYHRFMTGLTGGKMSSSVPASHISLLDDPEDGYDKVRAATTGGRETAAKQRELGGEADECPVYELYAYLLAGDDDEFATEVYEECVGGERLCGGCKEQAAELMREFLEDHQEKRAEMEAVLDDLDLDLDSERRGVAGDEH
- a CDS encoding phenylalanine--tRNA ligase subunit alpha, with translation MQLPESQVAVLEAASATEQRTIEQVSEETGLDPATVTGAAFDLDDAGLIAVSTDETVSHAVTEEGATYAEAGLPEVRLYRAALAAGADEEPVSMGTVIGMADLGDAIDIALANYARKGYGEVESGEITADPDRDPDADPEAAALNVLAEGDDDPETHADADALDQLVRRGLVERSERTVRSITLTDAGVTALMEGVEVAETVDRLTPEMLASGEWRDVAFADYNVEADAPETRGGTVHILRQTAERVKDTLVGMGFREMDGPHADAEFWINDCLFMPQDHPARTHWDQFALDVPPMEEIPEDLIERVRSAHLEGVGEDGQGYHSPWTEAVAREVDLRGHTTSLSMRYLSGHEIGDLDPPERFFSVEKVYRNDTLDPTHLLEFFQIEGWVMAEDLSVRDLMGTFEEFYRQFGITDLQFKPHYNPYTEPSFELFGEHPETGELIEIGNSGMFREEVLRPLGVDCDVMAWGLALERLLMLMYGFDDIRDVHGTLCDLDLLRNTEVLH